The Candidatus Eremiobacteraceae bacterium genome has a segment encoding these proteins:
- a CDS encoding DUF2182 domain-containing protein: protein MAAIADRQGNQTSFARTIRLLLACIVAAWIVSAWAELSGAAAQFHHHALYESGRPFWQSALLVLFSWQVMTAAMMLPSSLPFIRMYRAAAGNAPEFPRALALFLIAYFGVWTAFAVAAFAGDMQLHRLVDTWPWLATHSQVVAATTLSLAAVYQLTPLKDACLKACRHPGLYLVSHYQRGALNGLRLGLGHALFCLGCCWALMLVMFAAGVAHLAWMGVLALIMLIEKAAPHGDRVVAPVGALFGVLAILSLLAPGAVPGL from the coding sequence GTGGCTGCGATTGCAGACCGACAGGGCAATCAAACGTCGTTCGCTCGAACGATCCGCCTCTTGCTGGCTTGCATCGTCGCGGCCTGGATCGTCAGCGCGTGGGCGGAGCTGAGCGGCGCCGCCGCCCAGTTCCACCACCACGCGCTGTACGAAAGCGGCCGGCCCTTCTGGCAGTCGGCCCTGCTCGTGCTCTTCTCCTGGCAAGTCATGACGGCAGCTATGATGCTGCCCTCATCACTGCCGTTCATCAGAATGTATCGGGCAGCCGCGGGCAACGCTCCCGAATTCCCGCGCGCGCTCGCGCTCTTCCTCATCGCGTACTTCGGCGTGTGGACGGCGTTCGCAGTTGCCGCGTTTGCGGGCGACATGCAGCTCCATCGACTTGTCGACACTTGGCCTTGGCTTGCAACTCACTCGCAGGTCGTCGCTGCGACGACGCTATCGCTTGCCGCCGTCTATCAACTCACGCCCCTAAAAGACGCCTGCCTGAAGGCTTGCCGCCACCCGGGCCTGTATTTGGTATCGCACTATCAACGCGGCGCGCTCAATGGGCTCCGTCTTGGTTTGGGCCATGCGCTCTTTTGTCTGGGTTGCTGTTGGGCGCTGATGCTCGTGATGTTCGCCGCAGGCGTCGCGCATCTCGCATGGATGGGCGTACTAGCGCTGATCATGCTCATCGAAAAGGCGGCGCCGCACGGAGACCGCGTGGTTGCGCCGGTCGGCGCATTATTCGGCGTGCTCGCGATACTTAGTTTGTTGGCGCCCGGAGCAGTGCCGGGGTTGTAA